In the genome of Natronorubrum daqingense, the window CGTCTTCGTCCGTCTCCTCGGGATCGGTCGTGTCGATGTCGGAGACGACCGCATTGAGCCGACGGTGAGACACCGTGTACACGTAGTCTGCTCCGCCGACGGCGTCGGCTTCGAACTCCACCGGATCGTCGTTCATGACGCCGTAGACGTAGCGGTTCGTCATCCGTTGCTCACCCCGATTCGACTCGGTCGAGTTCGCCTGCGAGAGCCACCAGCGTGTGCTGCGTGGCTGGTTTTCGGTGAACGTCGGCTACCGGCCAGTGAGTGCTGTCGAGTCGTCGCGTTCGATCGAGAGATCATGGATAGGGAGCGTCGACTACCCGAATGGATGTGCGTCAACGCGCGCGACGTGAGGTGCACCCGCGGGTACTCGAGGAACACGTCACGTGAGATTCGATACCACGATGGGTTATCGTGGTGCTTGCAGGTGCAGCCGCGAATTGAGTAGTCGTCACGGAGTGAGCGTTCCACTAAACTGACTGTACAGGTCTCCTACCAGTCGATGGTCGCATTTCCCAAATATGTGAGGGCGGCTTGCACGTGCAGCGCAAGCCGTGTTAGGAAGTCGGAAAGAACGTGTCGCCGTAGTATGGCACAACCACAACGGAGACCCGACTCCTCGAGTCTCGCAGAGGTGCTGGATCGCATCCTCGACAAGGGTGTCGTTATCGATATCTGGGCTCGCGTCTCGGTCGTCGGGATCGAGTTGCTGACGATCGAAGCCCGCGTCGTCGTCGCCTCGGTCGACACCTTCCTCCACTACGCGGAGGAGATCGCAAAAATTGAGCAAGCGACGGCAGAGGGCGACCTCGAAGAACTCGAGGAACTCGAGGTCGAAGAACGTCCGGAATCGTCACCCCAGTCCGCTGGATAACACTCCATGGCCGACGATTCCTCGCGCAAGCGCAAGGTCAGAGGTCGAAAGATCAGGAGTGACCGCTCCGGGAAGGAGGGTCGGCGAGCGAAGAAGGAACTGGCCCGCAAGGCGTCCAAGGCCCGATCACAGAACGGCGACAGTCCGCTCTCCGATCCCGAGGAGGTCGAACCGGAGCCGTTCGTCGAGACCGACGCCGTCACGTCCGTGCGAAACCGGATTACGGGCTGGTTACGAGCGGATCAGCCAGTCCACCTCATCGGTCCCACGGGCTGTGGGAAGACCGCGCTCGCGCTCTCGGCGGCCGCAGAGCGTGGCCGGCCGGTCGTCTGGCTCAACGGTGACGAAGCGGTCGACACCGCGGCGCTCGTCGGCGACCACGCCGGCGGCGAGCGCTACAAAGAGGACGACCGCTTCGTCAGCGGCGTGAGCAAGCAAACGGAGATCGTTCGCGAACGATGGGTCGACAACCCACTCTCCGTGGCCGTCCGAGAGGGCGCGACGCTCGTCTACAACGAGTTCTCCCGAAGCGATCCCTCGGCCCACAACGTCTTGCTCTCGGTCTTCGAGGAGGGCGTCCTCGAGCGACCGGGCAAACGCGGCGAGGATCGATCGATCGACGTTCACCCCGAGTTTCGAGCGATCGTGACCTCGAACGACGTCGAGTACGCGGGCGTCCACGAACAACAGGACGCGCTGCTCGATCGCTTCGTCGGCGTTCACGTCGACTACCACGACGAAACGACCGAGCGAGAGATCGTCGACTCGCACGTCGACCTCTCCGAGGCGGACGTCGAAACGATCGTGAAGACGACGCGAACCCTGCGCGAGGACCTCGAGGTCGTCGTCGGGACGCGAGCGGCCATCACGGCCGCGAAAGGCCTCGCCGTCTTCGAAGACGCGCGCCAGAACGGTGCCGCCGACGGCGAGTTCGACGACGACCTACTGACCGACGTCTTCATGGACGTGCTTGCGCCGAAAATCGCCGGCGAGGGCCCGGACGATATCGAAGCGTTGCGCACACAGATCGCCGAGTCGGTGTAACTCCCCTCTCTCTGCACGAGGGGCGTCGAGATACCGACTCGAGGTGCCAGCCACGAACCGACGACCAAAATTTACCAGACGCCAATGGCCGAAGCCGATACAGAGCAGTCGACGGATCAGTGTAAGGCGCTCACTGCGGACGGTGAGCGCTGCTCGCGGCCGGCCCGGGAGGATGGCTTTTGCTACCAACACAACGAGAGTGACCAGACAGTGAGTGACAGTCAATCAGCACAATCGGAACAGGACGAACAGGAATCAGACTCAGCGGACGAGCAACAATCAGAATCCGAAACCGAGGAGGAGTCCCGAAGCCACTCGCTCGGCTCGGTCGAGATGAGCGACGAGGAGAAGACGGATCCCGACGAGGTCGACGTCGATGTCGAGACCGAACACGACCAGATCGCCGGCGTCCTCGGCGTTCGCCAGTCCGTCCAATCGTCTGCCGGCGAACTCATCGGTCGGGAGTTCGACGCCGTCAGCGAAATCGTGCCGACCGACGACGGCTGGCGTGCGGTCGTCGAAGTGATCGAACGCCGCTCGGTCCCCGACACGCAGGACATCATCGGTCGCTACGAGATCGAACTCACCGAAGACGCCGTCGTCCACGGCTACCGCCGACTCGATCGCTACCGTCGCGGCGATACGGCAGCCTTCGAGTAACGCCGTCGATGAGTCGACCAGGCCGTCGCTCGTGATTCGATTACGAGTTTCCATCGTGCGTCGACTATGAGTACCCTGACACGTCGACTATCGGTCGGGTGTCCGCTCGAGTTCGAGAACGCAACGGCGAAATAGCACGCTCGTGTAGCGGCGACTACGATCCGTGTCTACTCACTCCGTCCGCGGGCTGACTGTCGACGACGACACTCGGTGTACACACTATCGAACCGACCGAGACGTCGTCGCGTTCAAATTCGACTGCTGTGAGCACTATTATCCCTGTTTTCGGTGTCACCAAGCCGTCACCGATCACAAAGCGATTCCCTGGCCGAGCGATCGATTCGACGAACCCTCGGTGTTGTGTGGTGTCTGTGCCACCGAACTGACCGTTCCGGCGTACCTCGAGGCCGACCATCGCTGTCCGTCGTGTGACGCACCGTTCAACCCTGGCTGTCACGAGCACGCGTCGCGCTACTTCACACCTGGTGATCGATGAGTCGATCGACCGGTGTGGCTCGGACAAAAAGCGACGAAACGTGAGGAAGATCACACGGGAGTAAAACGGCGACGAAGCGTGCGCGAAGCCCAAAACGGAGACGGGTGATGGTGACGGGATGAAGGCTACTCGTACTGGATCTCTTCGATATCTTCACACGTTTCGACCAATGCTTTCAACGTGTCCGGAAACGTTCGACAGCGGATATCCCCATTTCGCGAATCGAAGTCGATCGCGCCGATTTCGGCCAGTTGCGGGAGGTCTGAGTGGTGAAGATTCAGTTTGATCTCCTCGTACACTGGCTGTGGAATGTCGTCGATCGGTTTTCCTTCGCGTGCAACTGCAATCCTCGAAGCGAGCGTCTCGAGGTCTGTAGCGTCGACCGAATGGAGATGATAGATCAGAAATCGGCGTTCGCTATCCGCGAGCGCGTGCAAGATTTCGTCGACCCAGTTGCGTCTCTCCTCGCTTGCGCCGATCGGAATGTTTCCGTTCTCCGGCCGATCATCACCGCTCATAGTAGGACGAATGCCGTGGATAAATAAAAGTAAGCGGGTAACGGCCGCTTCAGCGGCCCTAACGCGTCGTTTAGTAAATACGTTACATCTTATCTTTCTCGGGGTACCCAATCGAATGATTCACGTCGGTGCGACCCCTGTAGTACCCATATGGAAATCGACGAGGTGGACTGCCGCTGGCCGTTCCCGATACGCAGTGCGCCTCAGGTGACGCACGCGGTCGACCTGGGGAATGTGCACGTGGCCTCAGCGCTCGTCGTCCCTGCGACGAACATACTGGATACCGATCCATACGAGCTTTCCGCACTCTACGATCGTATCGATCCCGACAGTGTGGATCAGCTGTTGGATTCTATTCCGCGTGAGTCCCCGACCGGACTCCGCGTCGCGGTCGAGTCGTCGTGGGAGGACGCATCCGTGGTCGCCACGGATTCGGGCCACGTTGCAGCCTATCCGTCCAACCGAACCCCCAATCGGTTGAACCCCACAGCCCAGATTCACCACGAGTGGTCGGACGACCCCTCGCTCGTCTGGTCCATCGGACGGGCAATTTCGACGGCCGCGAGCGACGCTGTGACTGGCACGGATTCGAGTGCCAAACCCTCCACCGCCGATATCGCCGACTCGCTCCTCGAGCAACTCGATGCCGACGCCCTCGAGCGGACACTTCACCCGCGGTTGACCGACGAGCGCACCGACAGCCGACTGCTCCTCTCGACGAACGGATACGAAGTCCAGATCGAACCCGATGGCACAATCGCTACTGAACCGTCGCTCACAGTGTTAAAACGGGCCGGCGGAACCGTTCTCGTCGTGGGCTCCGTTCCAGAGGACGCGTTCGATCGTGCCACGGCGACGTTGCTCGGCTCTTCGGACGAAGAGAACACCCCACTGTTCGTCCACCACGGCCAGAATGTGGCGACGGCCCGACGACGGCTCTCGATGGCCGGTCACCCACAATCGACGGCCACCGTTCTCGACCATCGTCCCTCCGCCACTCGATCGACGGCCGCCGCCCCCGGCGGGGACAGCCCGCTCGACCACGACGCAAGCGGTCCGACCGTTATTTCTCATACCGACAGCATCGAATCCCTCCCCGGGGCCGTTCACAACGCGATCGTCGACGGTGAGTTGTCGGATCGCGGTCAGTTGCGAGTCGGCGTCGATTCCGTTCACTCGATGCTCGAAGCGACCTCTCTCGAGCGGACGCAAGCCGTCATCGACGGAATCGGCCGGGAGGTTCGTGAACATCGGGGAATCGCCCATTTCCACCTTTCAGCTCCGAGAGACGGCGACGCAGTGGCCTCGCTCGAGCCGTTGTTCGATGCGGTCGTCGAGTTGCGAGTCGGCGACGTCGACGTCGAACAGCGGTGGCGTCTGACCGAAACCGGCTACGAAACCGCCTGGTTTCCGCTTCCATGACCGTCGAGTTCCGCGCGAACGAGGACGGGCCCGGAATCGTCGCCGTCGATAGCGTCGAAGGCCGCCAGTTCTCGCTCTCGACCGACGAACCTGTCTCACTCACGCCGGCTAGTCGTCCCTCGTTTAGCGAGCCAGTCGATGCAGTCACGAGCTGTCACATTAGAACAATCACGTTACCGTACGTCGTTCCGGTCTTCGTCCGTGAGGCGGACGAGACGCTGCTCGTCGAGTGCGATAATTTCACACACGAGAAGCTTCCTGCCGGTGAGTACGAAATCGAAATTGCCGCGGCGATCAAGTTCTTCCTGCGAGTGTCGGGACCCGTGACCGTCCAGTCGCTAAGCGACAGTATGCACATCTCATTCGACGAGACAACTCGCGTGGAACTGGCCGCGCAGTCGTACTCCGAAGGACCGACAGCCACGGTTACCACGACAGCCGATCCGGAAGACGTGATGGCGGCAGTGTCGACGTTCGGTTCCTCACTCGAGACGACCAGTCCGGAACGGTCGTTTCCGTCACAGCGAGGCCATCCACCCCAACTCGAGCTCGGTTCGACGCTGATGATCCCCGATTCGATCGACGTTCCGGAGACGGGACTCGAAATCGAGGTACCACCGGAGCTCCCGGCCGTCTACGCGGTCGCTTCGCTTTCGTATTACCTCGGCGCTCGAGTGGTTCCGGGTTCGAACCCTCGCCTGTTGGCTAACGGAACGGAAATCGTCTCACTCGCCGACTCGAGTGAGATCCGGGGAGAGCCTACCGGCGTCGATACGTCGGAGACGAACGCTGAGCGCACACCGCTCGAGCAAGCGGTTACTGACGTGTTACAACACGTATTCGTGCTGGACTGTATCGTTCGGACGGAGGGACAGTACCCGATCGATCTCGCTGAACGAAGGCAACTCGAGGAGCGCGTCGACCTCCCGTTGGCGACGCTCTATGCGGCACCGATCGCCGAGCGAGTGACGACGTACATGGACGTCCCATTCGATGTCACGGACGACCTCGTCCCAACGTGGCAGCTTTCGACGCACGTCTCGCCGGATCCCGACTCGGTCGAGATTCTCTCCTACGCGGCGAATACGCTGTCACTGATCTCTGTCGAGCACCAGCACCAACAGGTCGAGGCGGCACCCGAACCGCCCGGATACGGCGCGCTCATCAGGAGCATCTCCCGTGAAACTGAACCCGTAGAACCAGCCGTCGAGCCGTCTTACATTCGGATTTCGTCGTCCGAAACGCTCGAACAGGCCTGGTTCGGCGAGGGTCGCTCGGTCAACGCGAACGATCTCTCTATCGAGAGCGTTCAAAATCGGTTCACGTCAGAACCCGCCGACGGCCCGATCGAAATTGGTGTCGTGTGCAACGAAGCGCAGATGGTCTCCGAGGTGAGCGAGGAGGCGCTCTACGGTGATCGAAAGGACCTCCCGTTCGACATATCGTCGTACCGAAATCTCTCGTGTCGCGAACTCGAGAACGTGCTTCGGAGCGACCTCGACTTCCTCCACTACGTCGGCCACGTCAACAGATCCGGGTTCGTCTGCCACGACGGCACGCTCGACGCGAGCGACCTCGAGGGGGTCGGCGTCGACACGTTCTTGCTCAACGGCTGTCGGTCGTACGATCAGGGGCAGGTGATGATCGAACGCGACAGCATCGGCGGCATCGTCACCACTGGCGCGATCAACAATACGAAAGCGATTCCGGTCGGACGGCTCATCGCCGGACTGCTCAACAGAGGGTACTCGCTGCGTTCGGCGCTGACCGTCGTCAGTCAACGACACACGGTGGACGGGCGCTACACCGTCATCGGCGACGGTGGGATCCAGATCGCTCAATCGGAAAATGGGACGCCGAATCTCCTGCAGATCGATCGGGCATCGGACGGGCACGGCTACGACGTTCGGATCGCAACCTTCCCCGTAATCGGTCGCGGAATGGGGTCGTGTTACACGCCGTACGCGCCGAGCGTCGATCGATATTTCCTCGTCGGCGGCGACCTCCCGACGCTTACGATGTCGCTTCCCGACGTCGTCTCGTTGCTCTCACTCGAGCGGGTCCCCACCGTTATCGACGGGGAGTTCAGGTGGTCGACCGACATCGCGCCGACAGAACTTCCCGGCAGAGATTCAGACGCCGAGTAATTCGGGGTTACTGCTCGAGGATGCTAGCGCGACTCGCTCGAGGGGGTGTCGTCTGGGACCGATACGTGCGAGGCTGGTGTCCTATCGACGATGTCCGCAAGAAAAGCCGTTCGAATTCGAAACTGGTGAGCGCACTTACGAGATTGTTCCACCGTTCGCTGCAGCTGCGGTTCCGGCCTGGGAAATGAGCAGGCAAATCGTAAACAGCGCGCCGATTAATCGTGGGTTGTTCGCCAGGTAATCCGTGCATGAGTTTCTCTCGGACATTGCAACTGATCATCAGGAGGGTGTTATTGTGGGCTTTTTGGTTTTAAACGCCGAATGAAATAATATTCCAATGGAGTAATTAAATAGAAATAGTTGATTTACTTTGTCTAGTCATCCCGTAGCCTACTAATTAGGGAGCAATGGTCGATTACTACCGGTCGTTTCCTGAGGGTTACGCTCGAGGGATTCGCCCAGGAGGTTTATCGGGTTGAGCAGTCCTCGTAACGTTCCCGTGTGGCGACTAGCATGGGCAAGAATCACCTCTTTACGCGTGGTATGGCACCTATGAACGCGACCGGCGAGTTCGACGATATCCTCGTCCCGACTGACGGAAGCGAGGCGGCCTACAACGGTGCCCAGCAGGCGATCAAATTGGCCCAACGAAACGGTGCGACTGTACACGTCCTGTACGCGATCGACATGGGCGACGCCGACTTCGTCGCTGTTCCAAGCGATATCAAAGAAACACGAACACGAATCGAAAAGAAAGGACAGACGTTCGTAGCGGAGATCGAGGCACTCGCGGATGATGCCGGGGTCGAGACCGTAACGACGGTCACGCCGAATACGCCCCTCCAGGCTATTCGGGAGTACGTCGACGAGCACGGCATCGACCTCGTCGTCATGGGCAAACGCGGCCGATCTGACCCGGACAAACCACTCATCGGTTCGGTCACGAATCGAGCGATCGGCGAACTCGACGTTCCCGTATTCACCGCGTGAACGCCGTTCGATATCGCCCTCAACGCGTTTCAGGACAGCGTGATCGACCGCGAGGTATCGACGCTGACGCCGCCGTCGAAGTTCAACTCGAGGGGTTCGGAGAGGACAGGTCCAAATCGATTCTTCTCGATCGAGAGATAGTGCTCGATAGCAGCATCGGTTCGCTCACTCGAGAGTGTCCAGACCGAGTCAGAAACGTTGAGCGTGTGTTCTCGATTCGTGATTTCCGTCGGTTCCAGTTGCTCGTCGTTGAGCACATGGACGTAGAGAACGTGACCCGCGTCGTGGACGATCGATTGCACTCGCGTGAGAAACTGTAGATACTCCTGTTCGGACTCGTCCTCGAGACGGTTGATCGAGTCGAGGATGATCGTCGTTGGAGCGGACAGTGCAGCAATCTTCTGCTCTACAGCTGAAAGCGGCGTTTCGAAGTCTGCGAACGTGATTGTCACCGAGACGCTCTCGGGTTGGTGAGTACTGGAACCCGAGGCGGACGTCCTCGAGCGAGGGCGCGTTGACAGTGCTTCGGCGTCGGTTAACCACTCACGAACCGCCTCGGGCGTACGAACCGTCGAGATATACAGGACGGTTTCGGCAACGGTCAGTTTCCGTAACAGGATCTCTCCTTCGGTCATCGGGTCTGTCAATAGACTTATGATAGATCCGTTTGGGACACCTCCGTTGAACAGTCGGTCCAAAACGTCGAGACCGGTGAGTTGGGATTCGTTCATTATCTGTGAATTAGAAACACAGCGTTATAACTCCACGCGTTACGAATGGGAATTACCTCCTCTCAAACTCTCTACCCCGTTCACACCCCGTCTTCTGAAATCAGTCTCGACTCGAGATAGTAGTACTAACTATCTTATGCATTTATAAAAAGGAAGCGGCGAGACGAGTCGAACCTGGCTACGTTCTCTCCCCAAATCATCTCTCTCAAACACAATTGTTTTCTGATACTTATTGGCCTCCCTCGGCTAACGCGTCGCCGTCTACTACCGCGTCGTCTCGAGTCGACCGGTTGATCCAGCAAGCTATTTCCGCGTTCGGGGCCGGCATTCTCGGTATGGATCCGGCGCTTGGCCCGCCCGAAAAGATGGCCGAGAAACGCGACGAGTTGACGCCGATGATGCGTCAGTACCACGATCTCTGCGCCCGCTACGAC includes:
- the gvpA gene encoding gas vesicle protein GvpA, encoding MAQPQRRPDSSSLAEVLDRILDKGVVIDIWARVSVVGIELLTIEARVVVASVDTFLHYAEEIAKIEQATAEGDLEELEELEVEERPESSPQSAG
- the gvpN gene encoding gas vesicle protein GvpN, which encodes MADDSSRKRKVRGRKIRSDRSGKEGRRAKKELARKASKARSQNGDSPLSDPEEVEPEPFVETDAVTSVRNRITGWLRADQPVHLIGPTGCGKTALALSAAAERGRPVVWLNGDEAVDTAALVGDHAGGERYKEDDRFVSGVSKQTEIVRERWVDNPLSVAVREGATLVYNEFSRSDPSAHNVLLSVFEEGVLERPGKRGEDRSIDVHPEFRAIVTSNDVEYAGVHEQQDALLDRFVGVHVDYHDETTEREIVDSHVDLSEADVETIVKTTRTLREDLEVVVGTRAAITAAKGLAVFEDARQNGAADGEFDDDLLTDVFMDVLAPKIAGEGPDDIEALRTQIAESV
- the gvpO gene encoding gas vesicle protein GvpO, halophile-type codes for the protein MAEADTEQSTDQCKALTADGERCSRPAREDGFCYQHNESDQTVSDSQSAQSEQDEQESDSADEQQSESETEEESRSHSLGSVEMSDEEKTDPDEVDVDVETEHDQIAGVLGVRQSVQSSAGELIGREFDAVSEIVPTDDGWRAVVEVIERRSVPDTQDIIGRYEIELTEDAVVHGYRRLDRYRRGDTAAFE
- a CDS encoding CHY zinc finger protein, with protein sequence MSTHSVRGLTVDDDTRCTHYRTDRDVVAFKFDCCEHYYPCFRCHQAVTDHKAIPWPSDRFDEPSVLCGVCATELTVPAYLEADHRCPSCDAPFNPGCHEHASRYFTPGDR
- a CDS encoding DUF7344 domain-containing protein, which encodes MSGDDRPENGNIPIGASEERRNWVDEILHALADSERRFLIYHLHSVDATDLETLASRIAVAREGKPIDDIPQPVYEEIKLNLHHSDLPQLAEIGAIDFDSRNGDIRCRTFPDTLKALVETCEDIEEIQYE
- a CDS encoding DUF7504 family protein, which produces MASALVVPATNILDTDPYELSALYDRIDPDSVDQLLDSIPRESPTGLRVAVESSWEDASVVATDSGHVAAYPSNRTPNRLNPTAQIHHEWSDDPSLVWSIGRAISTAASDAVTGTDSSAKPSTADIADSLLEQLDADALERTLHPRLTDERTDSRLLLSTNGYEVQIEPDGTIATEPSLTVLKRAGGTVLVVGSVPEDAFDRATATLLGSSDEENTPLFVHHGQNVATARRRLSMAGHPQSTATVLDHRPSATRSTAAAPGGDSPLDHDASGPTVISHTDSIESLPGAVHNAIVDGELSDRGQLRVGVDSVHSMLEATSLERTQAVIDGIGREVREHRGIAHFHLSAPRDGDAVASLEPLFDAVVELRVGDVDVEQRWRLTETGYETAWFPLP
- a CDS encoding DUF7503 family protein; translated protein: MSERNSCTDYLANNPRLIGALFTICLLISQAGTAAAANGGTIS
- a CDS encoding universal stress protein, translating into MNATGEFDDILVPTDGSEAAYNGAQQAIKLAQRNGATVHVLYAIDMGDADFVAVPSDIKETRTRIEKKGQTFVAEIEALADDAGVETVTTVTPNTPLQAIREYVDEHGIDLVVMGKRGRSDPDKPLIGSVTNRAIGELDVPVFTA
- a CDS encoding RAD55 family ATPase is translated as MNESQLTGLDVLDRLFNGGVPNGSIISLLTDPMTEGEILLRKLTVAETVLYISTVRTPEAVREWLTDAEALSTRPRSRTSASGSSTHQPESVSVTITFADFETPLSAVEQKIAALSAPTTIILDSINRLEDESEQEYLQFLTRVQSIVHDAGHVLYVHVLNDEQLEPTEITNREHTLNVSDSVWTLSSERTDAAIEHYLSIEKNRFGPVLSEPLELNFDGGVSVDTSRSITLS